The Mycolicibacterium duvalii DNA window CAATACTGGGTGATCAGGTCGCGGAACTCCGTCGAGACCTCCTTTTCGGTGCCACCCTCCTTCTCGAGCTCGCGGAACACCGGGGTGTCCTCCAGGCGTGACCGCAGGTAGAGGCCGACGATGCCGAGTGGGGCGGCCACCAAGAACGGCAATCGCCAACCCCACGAGCCCATCTGCTCGTCACTGAGGGCCAGCGAGCAGCCCAGCATCAGCAGTGCACCGGCCGAGAACCCGCCGAGGGTGCCGAATTCGAGGAAACTGCCGAAGAACCCGCGCCGGCGATTCGGGGAGTACTCGGCCATGAAGGTTGCGGCACCGCCGTACTCGCCGCCCGTCGAGAAACCCTGCACCATCCGGAGGAACACCAGCAGGAACGGGGCCCACATGCCGATCATGTCGTACGTGGGGATCAATGCCACGCAGAACGTGGCGCCTGCCATCAGCACGATGGTGATCGCCAGAATCTGCTTACGGCCCAGGCGGTCACCGAGCGGGCCCCAGACGAAGCCGCCGAGCGGACGAACCAGAAAGGAGACCGCGAAGGTCATCAATGCCAACAGCGTGGCCTCGCCGGCATCGCCGGGGAAGATAGCGGCGGAGATGTAGGTGACCCCGTAGGCATAGATGCCGTAGTCGAACCACTCGGTCGCGTTGCCGATCGCCGACGCCCCGACTGCGCGTCTCACGACGCCGGGCGGCGGCTCGTTCTCAGTGTCGGAACTGGCGGGGTCTCCGGATTGCACGGGGTCCTCCTCGATCGATCGATGTCGTGCTCGGAAGAGGTGTGTACCCATCCACGGATTTCACAGACGGCACTCGCGCCGCCGCGACCACGGCGGCGGAGAAGAACGGGCTTGCCTGTGCCGCGCCGTGTACACCCCGGCCGGGCGACGCCGCCCGCGCCGGAGTGGGCTGACCATCACCGGGCGCACACACCGTCGCTGACGTTACCGCTCGTCGGCGTCGTTCGCGCTCTCTGCCGAGGACTCCGCGGCCTCGTCGTCGTGCATGTCCACCGATTCGGGCTCCATCGCGATGCTCCACGACCGCTGATAGGGCGGACGCGCCGTGTCGCGGTCGGCGGCCGGCCGCAACGCGACCACCCGTCCGACAGCCCGGCGAACCCCGGGCGGACCTTCCACCCGCAGGAATTCGCTGATGCGCCCGGCCCGGTAGCGCAGCGGCGACCCGAGCAACTCACCCATCACCACACCCGCTCCGATGGCGAGCGCGGTGGCCGCGGCCGCCAGTGCCTGGCCCATGCCGGCGCCGATGTCGCGTTCGACCGCGAAGTAGAACACCGCCCGGAAGACCGCCAGACCCGGCAGCATCGGGGTGATGCCGGCGGTCGCGGTGACCAGCGCGGGCGCCTGTCGCCGGATTGAGATCAGCGTGGCCAGGATGCCGACGCCGACTGCGGCCGTGCCGGTGGCGACGATCTGCCCGAGGCCCGCCGTGCCGAGGCCGATCAGCATCGCCTCGGCGATGCCCGCCACGATGCCCGCGGTGACGGCCGCGCGCGGCCGGGCGTAGCTGGCCACGGTCAGGCACCCGCCGGCCAGTGCGGCGCCGCCCACGGCCATCGCGATCTGCAGCGGTTGCGACGGCAGCACGAAGTACTCGGTGACGTTGACCTGGAGCTGGATCTCGATGCCGGCGAGCGCGGCCACCTGCAGTCCGGCGAGGATGCCGACCACGATCCCCAAGGTCAGGAACAGCACGTCCCCCAACCGGGCCACCGCGGTGACCATGTACCCCGTCAGGGCGTCCTGCACCGAGCCGACGAGCGTCATCCCGGCCAGCAACATCACGATGCCGGTGGCCACCAGGGCCGACGGACCGACGCCCGCGAACAGATAGGCACCGACGGCGACCAGAGTCGCGATCGCCGCGCCGGCGGCCTGTTGGAAGAACGTCGGTGTGCCAAGACGATTGAGCCACCGCAGCGTCCGGTCGATCAGTACCGACGTGATCGCCGCCAGGATCCAGGTCAGCCAGGACCCGCCCAGCAGCATCGCGATACCGAGTGCGAAACCGGCCCACCCCGCGGTCGCCACCCACCGCGGGTAGGGGTGCGGTTGCTCGCTCAACTCGTCCATCGCGTCGTGGGCCTCGTCGACGGACACGCCACCCGACGTGATGCGCTGCACCAGCTCGTCGAGGTGGGCAAGGCGCGTGTAATCCGTCGAGCGGGCCTGTACGGCCCGCACGATGGTGATCGGCGGGCTGTCGGTCGTCGGCGGGGCGGAGACGAAGATGGTGGTGACGAAGACGTCGACGACGCAGTCGGTGAGTCGGTAGGCCCGCGCGACATCCTGTGCGGTGGCGACGACGTCGGCGGTGCCCGACCCCGACGACAGCATCACCTCGGCCAGCCGGATGGTCAGGTCGAGGACTTTGCGGGTGTGCTGATCACTGGCACCGTGAGCCACGCGGCGGCGCTGTCCGGCTCCTGACGCAGGATCGCGGCGACCCCGCAGCGCGAAGTTCACCGCACGCCGGCGTCGTGGCCTCCCGTCGGACCGATCGGCAGTCATAACCGCACACGATACTGAGCCGAACCGAACGGCGGGTGGCGCGGGCGCGTCGAGTTCTCTTCTGCGTGAAACCCGTTGCGTTTCAGGGCATCCGGTCTGGCTGCCGTGGGTGCCTCACCGAAATCCACCTTTTGCACACCCCTACTCGCACTTCCGCTGCAAAACGTGGATGTCGGTGGGCCGTCACACGACTGTTGACAACATACAACCAATCGGTTGTATATTGGGCCGGTGACCGTGATCGACGAGGACCGGGCCGACGCTCTGTTCCACGCACTCGCCGACCGCACGCGACGCGACATCATGCGCCGCGTGCTGGCCGGCGAGCACTCGGTCACCGCGCTGGCGGGGAAGTACGACGTGAGCTTCGCCGCCGTGCAGAAACACGTCGCCGTGCTCGAGAAAGCCGGTCTGCTGACCAAGCGGCGCAGTGGCCGCGAGCAACTGGCCAGTGGCGACGTGACCGCGGTGCGCTCCGTGGCGGCCATGCTCACCGAACTCGAACAGGTGTGGCGTGGGCGTGTGGCGCGCATCGACGAACTCATCTCAGCAGAACAGGACGAGGAGAACCGACCATGCCCGTGACCGACGTTTCCCACGATCTCGACACCTTGACCCTGACCATCACCGCCGAGTTCGCCGCGCCGGTGCAGCGCATCTGGCAGATCTACGCCGACCCGCGCCAGCTCGAAAAGATCTGGGGGCCACCGACACACCCGGCCACCGTGGTGGACCACGACCTGACTCCGGGTGGGCGGGTGACGTACTACATGACCGGTCCGGACGGTGAGAAGTACGGCGGTTACTGGGAGGTCACCGCAGTCGATGAGCCGACGAGTTTCTCGTTCGTCGACGGGTTCGCCGACGCTGATCTCAACCCGGATCCGAGCCTGCCGGCCGCCCGGAGTGTGTTCACTTTCGCCGCCCACGACGGTGGCACGCGCGCGACCTACGTGAGCACCTACGCATCCGCGGAGGCCTTGCAGAAGGTGCTGGAGATGGGTGTCGTCGAGGGCGCCAGCACGGCGATCAATCAGATCGACGACCTGATCGTTTCCTGATCCGGGTGCGGCGTCCCGGCGTCACTGCTGCCGGGGCGCGGCGGCAGGCGCACGGGATGAACTGCGCCGCAACAGGATCACGATGACCGCCACGGTCAGGGCCGACGCGCCGGACAGCGCGGCGATCAGGACCGACGTGGTTTCGCTGAGCCGTACGGCGATACCGACCAGCGCCCAGACCAGCACCAGCCCGAAGGCGATATCGCTGTGGCGCAACACCATCAGCAGACCCAGCGCAGCGGCCACGATGACCATGATGGTGCCCCAGGCCGGTTCGGACAGCCCGAAGCCGTCCCAGCCCGCGTCGTCGAGTGTGACGGTCGCGTTGGCGATCGTGGCCACCGAGATCCAGCCCAGATAGACCCGGAACGGAATGTGCACCGACCACAATTCCACCGCTGATGCGGCCGGTCGTGCGTCGCACCGGAGGTAAATGAAGATCAGCGAGCCCAGCAGGACCAGCATCAGGAGCATGCTCACCGGAAAGGCGTTGTGATGCCATGCGAACAGCCATGCGCAGTTGGCGAGGGCCGTCAGCAGGTACCACGGGGCCGCGGCCCGCGCCGCCCCGCTGTCCCGGCGGCCTCTGATCGCCGACACGACCAGGTAGCCGCTGTAAGCGATCAGCCCGAGGTAGATCACGCTCCAGATCGAGAACACGTACCCGGCGGGGACGAAGAAGACCTCGATGCGCCGGGTCACATCACCGGTGGTCTGCCCGTTGATCGGTAGGCTGTTGGCCAGGTAGTTGACCACCAGGGTGGCCGCTGTGGCCACCGCGACGGCCACCGCCAGCAGCACCGACGGCCGCGAACCGGGCGCGCCCTGTCCGGTGGGAGTTGCCATGTGCGTTCCTCCTGTCGACGGCCAACGGATGCGTGCCTTCCGTGGATGCCCGCTGAGTCGATCTTGAACCCCGGGCCGGGCGCGTCGCAGGGTTTCGGACCGCGCGGCATCCCGTCATCGCCGGCGGCTAACCCCAGGCGCTGGGATCCCCGTGCTCCGGCGGGGACATCCGGGGCTTGAGACGCACCGACGGCAGCGGCGGTGCGGGCAGGCGCTGCACCCGGCCCCGGTAACCGTCGACCGTTCCGAAGAGGCCCGATTGCGCTTCCCATGCCGCCCGGAAGTGCGCGATCTCGTCGTGGGTGCGACCGATGAAGTTCCACCACATCACCACGGGCTCGGTGAACGGAACACCCCCGAGCAGCATCACCCGGGCCGGCCGCGATTCGGGATTGGTCAAGGCCAGCCGGTCGGGTCCGGGAGCGCGGTAGCCGAGATCGCCGCGGGCCAGGGTCGTGCCGTCGAGCGTCACCGGCCCGGTGTCGACCAGCACGCCGTGTTCGAAGTGCGCGTCCACGTCGAGAGTGAGCTGCGAGCCCGGCGCGAGAACCAGTTCTGCGCCGACGAGCGGACTGTGCGCGGTGACCGGCGAACGGTGACCGGCGAGCGTGCCGAGCAGCACCCGGGCCGTCGCGGCGCCCAGCGGGACCGGCGGCGGAACCGCGTGCTCGAATCGGCGGGGACCGTGGCGGGCCTGCTCGGGCAGCACCACCCACAACTGCACCCCGTGCAGCGTGGTGGTCGTCGGGGTGGACACCTCCGAGTGCGCCACTCCGGAGCCGCCCGTCATCAGGTTGAGCTCGCCGGGCCGCACCAGCGCGTGCGCCCCGGTGCTGTCACGGTGCTCGATCTCGCCGTCGAACAGCCAGCTCACCGTCTGCAGACCCGTGTGCGGATGCGGCGGCACGTCCATGCCGCCGGTGCGTGCCACGTCGTCGGGACCGTAATGGTCGACGAAACACCACGCGCCGATCAGGGAGCGGGCCCGCTGGGGCAACGTGCGCCGGACCGTCATCGCCCGCGGCCCACCGAGCGGCACCGCCCGGCTGGTGACCACCTGGACTCCCGCCATGGCTTCCATCGTCGTACCACCGTCAACCCGCACTGTCGGCCCCGGATTGGCCGCCCCCCGGCACGCGGCGCTACATTCCCTGGGGTGATGACCTCTGCCGCCCACACGGTCGCCCGCTGGATCGCCCCCGTCCTGACCGTCGCGGCCGTCGCGGCCACCGGTGCGGTGACCGCGCCGCTGCCCGCCCCGGCCCCGCAGATCCGCCTGACCAGCGAGGCGAACCCGCTGTTGGGCCAGCCGTTCTACGTGAACCCCCAGTCCAAGGGCATGCGCGCGCTGGCCGGCGCCCCCGACCCACTGCTGGAGGCGGTCGTCAACACCCCCACGGCGTACTGGATGGATCACATCTCCACCCCGGCGGTGGACGCGAAGTACATCCAGACCGCGCAGGCCGCCGGCACCATTCCGGTGCTGGCGCTCTACGGCATCCCGAACCGGGACTGCGGCAGCTATGCCGCCGGTGGCTTCGGATCGGCCGGCTCCTACCGGGCGTGGATCGATGGCGTCGCCGCCGCCATCGGCCCGGGCCGCGCCGCGGTCATCCTGGAGCCGGACGCGCTGGCCATGATCGACTGTCTGTCACCCGGCCAGCAGGAGGAACGCCTCGACCTGATCGGCTACGCCGTCGACACCCTGACCCGCAACCCGGGTACGGCGGTGTATGTCGACGCCGGGCACTCTCGCTGGGTGGCCGCCGATGTGATGGCCGACCGGCTGAACCGGGTCGGCGTCGCCAAAGCGCGCGGCTTCAGCCTCAACACCGCGAACTTCTTCACCACCGCGGAGTCGACCGGCTACGGCGACGCCATCTCGAACATGACCGGCGGGAAGCCCTTCGTGATCGACACCTCGCGCAACGGCGCGGGACCGGTCGAGGGCGACCCGCTGTACTGGTGCAACCCCAGCGGCCGGGCCCTCGGTGCACGGCCCACCACCGACACGGGCAACCCCCGCATCGACGCGTTCCTGTGGGTCAAGCGCCCCGGCGAATCCGACGGCGCCTGCCGCGGCTACCCGAGCGCCGGCACCTTCATGAGCCAGAACGCCATCGATCTGGCCCGCAACGCCGGCTGGTAACCCGCCTACGCTGGCGGGGTGTTGTTCTTCCTCTTCGGTTACGGGGCCAAGCAGAAGCACCTGGGGCCCGGGGAGGTTCGCACCTGTCCGCGCTGCCACAACACCACCCAGTGGTCGCGGGTCCGGGAGTTCAAACAGTTCACGCTGTTCTTCATCCCGGTGGCGCGCTGGAACCGGCGCCGGTTCGAGGTCTGCGGCATCTGCGGCACTGCGGTCGCGTCCTGACCTCACACCGCGCCGACGGCGGCCTGCACCGCGGCCTGCACGCCGTGCCCGGCACACACCATCGGCTCGACCGAGCGCAGCGTGCGACACAGCACGAAGGCTCCTTCGAGCGCGGTGAGCGTGATGGTGGCCAGCCGCCGGCACTCGGCGTCGGTGAGGCCGAGCGGAGCGAACCACGTGGCCAGCCCGGACAGCCAGCTGTCGAACACCTCCGCGGCCTCCACGCGTAGCTTCTCGTTGGTGCTGGCCACCTCCAGGGCGATGGTCTCGATCGAACAGGCTTCGCTGTAGTCCTGAGCTTGGAGGTTCCTGCCGGCGTTCTCGAACAGATGCGGAATGCCGGTGAGCGGATGGATATCGGCGAGTTGCGCGCCGACGAACTCGCCGTAGCGGATGCCCTCGCGCCGAATGACCTCGACGGTGATGGCTTCCTTGCCGCCGGGGAAGTGGTGATAGATCGAGCCGAACGGCGCCTGCGCCGCCTGCGAGATCTGCTTGAGCCCGGTGGCAGGCATGCCCTGTCGCCGATAAAGCTCCGCGGTCGCGTCCAGGATCCGGTCGCGGGTGGAAGGTTCTGGCATGGCATCTCCTCCTTGCGCACCGTGCGACGACATCGTATCGTCACGTTCAGTAGAACGATCTATCTAGGAGTGTGGCCATGCTTTCGGTCGAGCTTCCCTGCGGTCCGATCGCCTACGACGACACGGGCGGCGACGGGCCGGTTCTCGTCTTCGGGCACGGCCTGCTCATGGACGGCCGGCAGTGGCGCAAGGTCATCCCGCTGCTGACGGGTTACCGGTGCATCACCCCGACTCTGCCGATGGGCGCCCACCGCACACCGATGAACGCCGACGCCGATCTGACCCAGACCGGCATGGCGAACATCGTCGCCGACTTCCTCGATGCCCTCGACCTGCAGGACGTGACCCTGGTGCTCAATGACTGGGGCGGCGGGCAATTCGTGATCACCGAAGGCCGTGACAAGCGCGTCGCGCGTCTGGTGCTCGCGTCGTGCGAGGCCTTCGACAACTTCCCGCCGAAGCCGGCCCGTCCGGCAATGGCACTGTGCCGCCTGCCCGGTGGCGGATGGGTCCTCAGCCGGATGCTCGGCACCCGGTTCTTCCGACACAGTCGACAGGCCTACGGCGGCCTGGCCAAGTCCGGCCTGCCCGACGCGCTGTTCGACGAGTGGTTCCGGCCTGCTGTCGACAGCGCCCAGATCCGCCGCGACCTGGTGAAGTTCGGCACCGGGTCCCCGTCGCGCCGCCGGTTGCTCGAGATGTCACGCGGATTGTCCGCGTTCGACCGTCCGGTGCTGGTCCTGTGGGCGCGGGAGGACCGAATGATGCCCGTCGAGCACGCCGACCGCCTGGCCGCGCTGTTCCCGGACGCCCGGACCGTGCTCGTCGACGACTCCTGGACACTGATCCCCGAGGATCAACCGGAGGCGATGGCGCGGGCCCTGCGCGAATTCGTCGGTTGAGCCGGGCTCGTCAGCCGACGCGCATCCGGTCGCCCTCGCGGACGGTACCGCCGGTGACGACCTCGGCGTAGAGGCCGGCGCAGGGCAGGACGCCGAACTCCCCTGCTTCCACGCGGTTGTGCTCCTGCGGATACCGCACCGAATGCGGCGACCGCGGCAACGTGCCGTGTTCGAGCGTCGGCACCGAGCACCGCGGGGTGGGCAATGTGCCCCGCAACACCACCTCACCGAGACGCAGCGTGGCGCCGACCCAGTCGTTCTCCACGAACGGTGGTGTGCCGTCGCGGGTTTCGATGACGAGGTTGGGCCGGTAGCGCACCGACTCATCGAGGTCGAAGCCGATCGCGTCCAGGGTCGACGTCGCGACCAGATGCACCGGCGAATGGTCGACGAACGCGCCACCGGGCGCACCCTGCGCCAGTTCGAGAAGCACGATCTCGGTTTCGGCGTCGAGACCGCGGGCGAGGACGTCCTCGGGATCCGGCCGTTCGAGCACCGCTCCGGCCGAGCGCTCGTCGGCCACATGCACGCTGCGCCCGACCAGCTCCGAGAGCGCTGCCCCGGCGTCGCTGACCGGCATCGTGGCGCCGTCGGGCAGTGTCACGACCACGCCGTCATCAGCGGTGGCGGCGGTGCACTCCAGCAACCGGCGCCACAGTCGCGGGTTCTTGGCCGTGACCACCCGCCCCGATTCGTCGTCGATCAAGGCGTACCGGCGGTCGCCGATCACCCCCGTTGCGCCGACGTCGAGCGACGTGCACCGCTCACCCAGCATCGACTTCACCGGATACCGGCGCAGCACCGCCACCCGGCCCGTCTCCTCGCCGTTCGTCATACCCGTCCCGTCACGTGATCGTCAGAGCCACCTCCGGTTACCCGGTCGGGGACCGGGGTAACGCCTAGAGATGTCTCACGCCGACCGCCATTTCGACGTTCTCATCCTGGGCGGCGGCAACGCCGGCATCAGCACCGCGGCCCGGCTGATCCGCAAAGGTGTCGGCGATGTCGCGGTCGTCGAACCCCAGCATGTGCACACCTACCGGCCGCTGTTGTCCTATGTCGGTGGCGGGCAAGCCGAGTTGCGCACCGCCGAGCGCACGCAGCGCTCGGTGACACCGCCCGAGTGCACGTGGATCCAGGATCGCGCCACGGGCGTGGACGCCGGCACGGCGACGGTGCGGTGTGCGTCCGGACGGCGCTACCGCTACACCGACCTGGTCATCGGCACCGGGCTGGTACCCGACGTCGACGTCCTGCCCGGCATCGACACCGTCGTCGATGCCCCGGCGGTGACGAGCAACTATCTCGATCGGGCCGACAAGACCTGGCGGCTCGTCACGGCGTTACGGCCCGGTGGCCGTGCGGTGTTCACGGTTCCGCGACCACCGGTCAGCTGCACCGGCACGACGATCAAGCCGCTGCTGCTGGCCGCTGATCACTGGCGTCGTACCGGACGGCTCGCCGGACTGGACCTCACCCTGGTGGTGGACCGACCGCATCTGCTCGGGGTGCCCGACCTCGACAGCAGGCTGTCCGACGCGCTGCAGCGCGCCGGGGTGCGGGTGCTGTCGGAAACCCGTGTCGAGGCCGTCGACCCCGACCGGCAGACGATCACCGTCGCAGGCGCGACAGCAGAGACACTCGACTTCGACCTGCTGCACCTCGTGCCGCCGTTCCGGGGCCCGGCGTGGCTGCAGGAGTCGGGGCTGACGGGTTCGGCGCCGCACGGCCTCGTCGACATCGACGCGACCACCCTGCGGCATCGCACCCACCCCAACATCTGGGCGGCCGGCGACGGCGCCGCGGTCGACACCGACCCCTCCGGGGGTGCGCTGCGCCGCCAGGTCGCCACGCTGGCCGACAACCTGCTGGCCGCCCGCCACGGGCAGACACTGACCGGATACGACGGCTACACCGTCGCTCCGGTCACCACCGACGGGCATCATCTGATCGCCGGGGAGTTCGACCGCGCCGGGGCGCCGGCGTCGTCGCTGCCGTCATTCCTCGACGCCACCAAGCCCCGGCGCTCCGCATGGGTCTTCGATCGCTACGTCCTACCGCAGCTGTACTGGCACCAGATCCTCAAGGGCCGGCTCTGACCGGCCGCCGTGCGCGATCAGCTTTCGGAAGGCTTCTCCACCGCATCGTCGGGCAGCGGCAGACCCTCCGCGCCAGGGGTGGCCGGGGCCAACTCGTCCTCGTCCTTGATGGCGTACTCGGGCGTTACATTGTCGTTCGAAGCTGTCATGGTCGGTCCCGTACCCGCACGCGGCCGACGGTAACCACGCCTCAGCTGCCCCGGGTCAGGGTGCTCGCGCCGGAGATCGCGCGGGCAGCACGCGCAGGCCGGTCACCGCGGCGATGATCAGTGCCAGAAACAGCACCTTGGCCGTCGACACCGGCTCCTCGCCGGTCGCCATCGCGTAGCCGACCGTCAGGGCCGCCCCCAGCCCGGTCCAGACCGCGTACGCGGTGCCGATCGGGATCGACCGGGCGGCCCAGCCCAGGCCGGCCATGCTGAGCGCGAGAGCGAGCAGAAAGACGACCGTGGGCATCGGCCGGGTGAACTGTTCGCTCTGCCCCAGCGCGGTGGCCCAGATCGCTTCCAGTACCGCGCTGATTGTCAGCACGATCCACGGCATCGCTAGCTCACCACCTTGAGGCCGATCACCGAGGCCACCAACAGCATTAGCAGCGCGATGCGCGCGGCCGACGCGGCCTCCTGGCGGGTCAGCATCGCCCACAGCACCGTCATCGACGCGCCGATACCGACCCACACCGCGTAGGCCGTCCCGGTGGGAAGAGAGTCCATGGCCACGGCGAGGCCCACCAGGCTCGCCGGCATCGCGATGGCGAAGACCACGGTGGGACGCCGGCGCCGGAAGTTCCTCGACGCGCCGAGCGCGACCGCCCACACCGCTTCCAGCAGACCCGCTCCGACGAGGATCAACCAGGCCATGACAACACCACCTCCCGAAAAGGCAGTCTTGGCTTGGGCGGGTACTGCTCCCTCGTCCGCACGTCCCCGGGTCAGGGGCGCTGCCGCCAGGCTACCGATGACGCAGAGCGCTCAGACCGGAGCCGTCCGGTCGGCCCACGGCCTCGCCTCCTCCAGCTGGGCGGCCAGCTGGATCAGCAGCGACTCCCCGGCCAGCGGGGCGACGAACTGCACCCCGAGCGGCAGCCTGTCGGCGGTCCAGTGCAGCGGGACCGAAATCGCCGGCCGGCCCGTCAGATTCGCCAATTGCGTGTAGGGCACCCAGTTCAGGTTCTTGTCGACGATGTCGTCGACGATCGCGGTGAAGCGAAGCAGCGGGGCGGTGCGCGTCCTGATCAGCAACTCGGAGGCGCGCTGCAGCAGCACCGGCAGGTCGAACTCGCCGATCTTGGGTGGGGGAGTGGCCAGCGTCGGCGTCAGCAACAGATCGTGGGACTCGAAGAACTCGGTCAGCCGGCGCGTGTGGGCGTGGCGCCGCTCCACGGCGTCGACGTAGTCGACGCTGCTGGTGGCCCGGCCCAGCGAGGCCAGCAGCAGGGTGTCGCGTTCGAAGCCTTCGTCACCGGCCCCGGTCAGCCGTTTGGCCTCGGCGACCTCCCACGCGGCGTGAACGAACCAGGTGCACAGGAAATCCCGGGCCAGCGCCGCGTCGTCGAACGGCGCGGCGGCCAGCTCCTCGACCTCGTGGCCCAGCTCGGTCAGCGCGGCCACGGTCGCCTCCACGGCGGCCCGCGCCTCGGGATGCGGTTGGGGATTGATCGCCGACGGTACCCGCACGCCGATGCGCAACCGCCCCGGAGGCGCGCCGACGCAGTCGGCGAAGGACGACGTCGGCATCGCGGGCGCGTACGGTCCCCACGGCTCGCCGCCGCCGATCACGTCGAGCATCGCCGCGGTGTCGCGGACGGTGCGGGAGACCACACCCTGGACGGCGGCGCCGTGCATCGACTCTCCGACGGCCGGTCCCGACGGAGTCAGCCCGCGTCCCGGCTTGAGGCCGACCAGACCGCAACAGGCGGCGGGAATCCGGATCGAACCGCCGCCGTCGTTGGCGCCGGCGCACGGCACGATGCCGGCCGCCACCGCGGCGGCCGACCCGCCCGACGAGCCGCCCGGAGAGCGGGAGAGGTCCCACGGATTGCGGGCCGGACCCCACAGGTCGGGCTCGGTGATGCCCTTGGCGCCGAATTCGGGGGTGTTGGTCTTGCCGAAGATCACCAGTCCGGCGTCGAGCCAGCGCGACACCACGGTGGCGTGTTCGGCGGCCGGGGCCGACGCCAGCGCCCGCGACCCCGCCGAGGTGGGCAGACCGGCATAGTCCTGCGCGAGATCCTTGATCAGGAACGGCACCCCGGTGAACTGCCCGTCGCGCCGCGGCTGGGACGCCGTGGGGACATCGCGGACGATGGCGTTCAGGCGTGGGTTGACCGCGGCCGCCCGCTGCCGGGCGAGGTCCAGCAGTTCGTCGGCGGTCACCTGCTTGTCGGCGACCAGCTCGGCCAGACCGGTCGCGTCGTAGGTGCGGTATTCGTCGAAGTCCACGGTTCGACCGTACGGAACCGGCGACGCGTTACGTCGTGACGCGCGCGTCGTTGGTGCGCACCGGAGGCAGCACCGCGGGCAGGACGAGGCGGCGGCGCAGCCGCGGACTGGCCATCCGGAAGAGACGACCCAGGGCGGCGACATGGCCGCGGAGATCGTCGCGGCCGGTCAGGTAAGCCCAGCGGTGCGAGTCCGGCAGGGTGAAGAACTGCTCGAAGAAGTCGGGGATCTCCTCCGGCGGCATCCGCAGCAGCGCCTCCAGCCCGATCCGCCGGAAGCGGTGCACCACCTGTGCCGCTGGCGGCCACAGCACCGCCTGTGCCGCCGCCAGCGCCTGGTCCGGACCCTGCGGCAGCCGGTCGGCCAGTGCGCCGGCGACCCGCGGGGCCAGCGTGAGCGAAGCGGCCACACTGAACCCGGTGGCCGGGTGCATCAGCGGCGCGGCCGCGCCGAACCCGAGCACCCCGGGCCCGCGGTGGCGGGGATGGTCGACGCGGAACGAGACCTTCTCGCTGCGTGCGTCTTTCGGCGCCGCGATGCCGTGCCGTGCCAAGCGGGCGTGCAACCGCCGCCGCAACGTCGACAGCGGCAGCCCGGGCCGCCGCGCCAGGGAGGTTTCCTCGACCAGCACCTGATCCCCGCCCAACGGGACGGCGTAGAGGAAGGTCGGCCACCCGGTTTCGCCGTGATCGGCGCGCCAGTCCATGAACAGCGCGTCTCCCGGGCGCGTCCACGGCGCGGCCGCGGCGCTGTCGAGGATCAGCCCGTAGGCGGTCTGCTCGGCCGGTCTGCCCCGGGACGCGGTG harbors:
- a CDS encoding amidase; translation: MDFDEYRTYDATGLAELVADKQVTADELLDLARQRAAAVNPRLNAIVRDVPTASQPRRDGQFTGVPFLIKDLAQDYAGLPTSAGSRALASAPAAEHATVVSRWLDAGLVIFGKTNTPEFGAKGITEPDLWGPARNPWDLSRSPGGSSGGSAAAVAAGIVPCAGANDGGGSIRIPAACCGLVGLKPGRGLTPSGPAVGESMHGAAVQGVVSRTVRDTAAMLDVIGGGEPWGPYAPAMPTSSFADCVGAPPGRLRIGVRVPSAINPQPHPEARAAVEATVAALTELGHEVEELAAAPFDDAALARDFLCTWFVHAAWEVAEAKRLTGAGDEGFERDTLLLASLGRATSSVDYVDAVERRHAHTRRLTEFFESHDLLLTPTLATPPPKIGEFDLPVLLQRASELLIRTRTAPLLRFTAIVDDIVDKNLNWVPYTQLANLTGRPAISVPLHWTADRLPLGVQFVAPLAGESLLIQLAAQLEEARPWADRTAPV
- a CDS encoding lycopene cyclase family protein — translated: MRGMDVVVVGAGPAGLALAGACARRGLVTGLLDPAPERPWTATYGTWSRELPADLPASVIAARAAGRVIARTEHHLGWEYAVLDVPALQAHLTDRLAGVRRYTGRAVGSPQPGVVALADGTTLRARVVVDAGGRWRPLDRTASRGRPAEQTAYGLILDSAAAAPWTRPGDALFMDWRADHGETGWPTFLYAVPLGGDQVLVEETSLARRPGLPLSTLRRRLHARLARHGIAAPKDARSEKVSFRVDHPRHRGPGVLGFGAAAPLMHPATGFSVAASLTLAPRVAGALADRLPQGPDQALAAAQAVLWPPAAQVVHRFRRIGLEALLRMPPEEIPDFFEQFFTLPDSHRWAYLTGRDDLRGHVAALGRLFRMASPRLRRRLVLPAVLPPVRTNDARVTT